AGCTCGGACAGGGCGGGGATGTCGAGGACGTCGGCCTGCGGGTTGGCGAAGGTCTCACCGTAGAAGGCCTTGGTGTTGGGCTGCACGGCGGCGGCCCAGGCGTCCAGGTTGTCGGCGTCCTCGACGAAGGTGACCTCGATGCCGAGCCGGGCGAGGGTGATCCCGAAGAGGGTCTCCGTGCCGCCGTAGAGACGGGCGGAGGTGACGATGTGGTCGCCGGCGCCGGCGAGGTTGAAGATCGCGGCGGTCTCGGCGGCCTGACCGGAGGCGAAGGCGACGGCGTGGACGCCGCCCTCGAGGGAGGCGATGCGGTTCTCCAGCGCCTCCTGGGTCGGGTTGGTCAGGCGGCCGTAGACCGGGCCGAGGTCTTCCAGGGCGAAGCGCTGCTTGGCGTGCTCGGCGGAGTTGAAGACGTAGGAGGCCGAGAGGTAGATCGGCTGGTTGCGGGCGCCCGTGTCGGAGTCCACTTCCTGGCCGGCGTGGACGGCGCGGGAGGCGAAGCCCCAGTTGTCGACGTTGCTGTTGTCGTACTTCGTGGTCATGGGGGTCCCTTCGGTGGCGGGTCGGTGACGGGTCTGTGTTTGCTGAGGAAGACGATAGACCACCGGAGGCCTCCACGGCAAACAGCTCGGTCTACTTTTCTCCGTCGGCACTGGTCACAGCGTTGAAGGGGGTAGACCGAGCTGTTCATCAGGAATGGTTCCGCCAACGGCTGCGGCAGTATCCGGCGTTCACCGGTGGACGCCGGCGGTCCGGGATGCGGCGGCCCGGGAAATGACCGCACCCCGGGGCACGTGACAGTGCAACTGTCGCGTGCCCCGGGGTGCGGGGGCATCCGGTCAGGCCGGGTGCGGCCGGTGTGACAGCGTCAGTCCGGTCGGTCGTCCTGCCTAGCGGTGGGCGGCCGCGAGGCCGTCGATGATCCCGTTGAAGGTCTTCGACGGGCGCATGACAGCGGTGGTCTTCTCGTCGTCAGGCAGGTAGTAGCCGCCGAGGTCCACCGGGGAGCCCTGGCCGCCGCGCATCTCGACCTTGATGGCCTCGAACCCGTCCTCGAGCGCCGTGGCGACCGGGGCGAAGATCTCGGCGAGGGCCGGATCGTCGGTCTGCTCGGCGAGGTTCCGCGCCCAGTAGGCGGCCAGGTAGTAGTGGCTGCCACGGTTGTCGATCTCACCGATGACGCGGGCCGGGGACTTGTCCTCGTTGAGGACCTTCTCGGTGGCCTTGTCCAGGGCGTCCGCGAGGATGGGCGTCCGCGGGTTGTTGTCGGTCTCCGCGAGCTTGCGCAGGGACTCGGCGAGGGCCAGGAACTCGCCCAGCGAATCCCAGCGCAGGTAGTCCTCCTCGATGAGCTGCTGGACGTGCTTCGGGGCGGATCCGCCCGCACCGGTCTCGAACAGGCCGCCGCCCGCGATGAGCGGGACGATGGACAGCATCTTCGCGCTGGTGCCCAGCTCCATGATCGGGAACAGGTCGGTGAGGTAGTCACGCAGCACGTTGCCGGTCACCGAGATGGTGTTCTCGCCGGCACGGATGCGGTCGACGGAGAGCTGGCAGGCCTCCTCCGGGGAGAGGATGCGGATGTCGAGGCCGTCGGTGTCGTGCTCGGCGAGGCACTCCTCGACCTTCGCGCGGATGTTGTTGTCGTGGGCGCGCTGCGGGTCGAGCCAGAACACGGCCGGCCAGCCGGTGGCGCGGGCGCGGTTGACGGCCAGCTTCACCCAGTCGCGGACCGGGATGTCCTTGGCCTGGCAGGCGCGCCAGATGTCGCCCTCGGCGACCTCGTGGGACAGCAGGACCTCGCCGGCGGCGTTGACGACGTCGACGGTGCCGGCCGCGGGGATCTTGAAGGTCTTGTCGTGGGAGCCGTACTCCTCGGCCTTCTGCGCCATGAGGCCGACGTTCGGGACGGTGCCCATGGTGGTCGGGTCGAAGGCGCCGTTCTTCCGGCAGTCGTCGATGACGACCTGGTAGACGCCGGCGTAGGAGGAGTCCGGCAGCACCGCGAGGGTGTCCTGCTCCTCGTTGTCCTTGTTCCACATGTGGCCGGAGGTGCGGATCATCGCGGGCATGGAGGCGTCGACGATGACGTCGGAGGGCACGTGCAGGTTGGTGATGCCCTTGGCGGAGTTCACCATGGCGATCGCCGGGCCCTCGGCGAAGCCCTTGTCGAAGGCGGCGCGGATCTCGGCGACCTTGTCGGCGCCGATCTCGTCGGCGGCCTCGTCGAGACCGGAGTAGATCGCGGCGAGACCGTTCTCGCCGTTGAGGCCGTGGGCGAGCAGGATGTCACCGTAGGTGTCGAAGACCTCGGCGAAGAAGGACCGCACGACGTGGCCGAAGATGATCGGGTCGGAGACCTTCATCATGGTGGCCTTGAGGTGGGCGGAGAACAGGACACCCTGCTCCTTGGCCTTGGCGACCTGCGCCCTGAGGAACTCGTCGAGGGCGGCGGCGCTGAGGACCGTGGCGTCCACGATCTCCTTGTCCAGCACCGGGAGGGCCTCCTTGAGCACCGTCACGGTGCCGTCGGTGGCGGTCAGGCGGATCTGGAGGGTGTCGTCGCCGTCGATGACCACGGACTTCTCGTTGTGGCGGAAGTCGTTGTCGGACATGGTCGCGACGTTGGTCTTCGAGTCCTTCGACCAGGCGCCCATGTGGTGCGGGTGCTTGCGGGCGAAGTTCTTCACGGCCTGGGGGGCACGGCGGTCGGAGTTGCCCTCGCGCAGGACCGGGTTGACGGCGGAGCCCTTCACCGAGTCATAGCGGGCGCGGGCGTCCTTCTCCGCGTCGGTGGCCGGCTCGTCGGGGAAGTCGGGCAGGGCGTAGCCGTCGGCCTGCAGCTCGGCGACGGCGGCCTTGAGCTGCGGCACGGAGGCGGAGATGTTCGGCAGCTTGATGATGTTGGCGTCCGGCTGCTTGGTCATCGCGCCGAGCTCGGCGAGGGTGTCCGGTACGCGCTGGTCCTCGGGGAGGAGGTCGTCGAACGCGGCGAGGATGCGGGATGCCAGGGAGATGTCGCGGGTCTCGACCTTGACGCCGGCGGTGGATGCGAACGCCTCGATGACGGGCTTCAGCGAGTAGGTCGCAAGCAGCGGCGCCTCGTCAGTCCGGGTGTAGATGATCTTTGCCATGGGCAGGTGTAACTCCCTCTTCAGCGGTGGGGCGACAGGTGTGGTCGTTGCCCTGATACGTCTTGACGTCTTTTTCTAGATTCTCTGCGAGTCTACGACTGTCAATGATACGGCAACCGAACACACCGCACCGGTCGCGGGGGGCCGTCGGGAGGCTTAAGGTGGTATCACTTATGAGCGAGCACACCTCACGACTGACGAAACTGCCCACCCGCGGCCACCTCCCGCACCCGCAGCGCAGACCGCTGCCGCGGCAGACGGAGATGGGACGCCGCCGGCGGCCCGTCGCCATGCTCGCCCTCGCACTGGGCGGGTTCGGCATCGGCACGACCGAGTTCGTCTCGATGGGACTGCTCAACTACATCGCCGACGACTTCGGGATCTCCGAGGCACAGGCCGGCCACGTCGTCACCGCCTACGCGATGGGGGTCGTCGTCGGCGCCCCGCTGATCACCACCCTGACCGGGCGGGTGCCGCGGCGCCGGCTGATCATCATCCTCATGCTGGCCTTCACCGTCGGCAACGGACTGTCGATGTTCGCCGGCAGCTACGGGATGCTCATGGTCGCCCGGTTCATCGCCGGTATCCCGCACGGTGCCTACTTCGCGGTGGCGAACCTCATCGCCGCTTCGATGGCCGACCCGGGGAAACGGGGCCAGGCCATCGCCCGGATCTCCCTGGGGCTGGCGACCGCGACCGTGGTCGGTGTGCCGGCGGCGCAGTGGATCGGTTCAGTGCTCGGGTGGAGTGCCGCCTACGGGGTGGTCGCGGTGATCGGCCTGTTCTGTCTCGCCGGCCTGTGGCACTCGATGCCCCACATGACGCTGATGCCCATGACCCGGCCGAGTACGGAGATCGGGGCGCTGAAGAACGCGCAGGTGTGGCTGACCCTGGCATCCGGCGCGGTCGGTTTCGGCGGCATGTTCTGCGTGTACACCTACATCTCCTGGACCATGACCGAGCGGGCCGGCTACCCGGAGGACATGATGTGGTTCGTGCTCATGGTCTACGGCATCGGCATGGTCATCGGGAACACGGTCGGCGGACGCCTCGCCGACTGGAACATCAGCCGGTCGGTCATCGCCGCCTTCCTCATCATGGCCGTGATGCTCGTCGCCTTCTACTTCGCGAGCACCGTCGCCCCGTTGGCGATCCTGCTGTTCGGGCTGGTCTCCGTCGGCGGCGGCATCCTCACCGTGAACATGCAGACCCGGTTCATGGACGTCGCCGGGGAGGCGCAGAACCTCGCCGCGGCGATGAACCAGTCCGCGTTCAACATCGCCAACGCCTCCGGTGCGGCGATCGGCGGCGCGGTCATCAGCGCCGGCTACAGCTATTCCGCCCCTGCCCTCGCCGGGGCCGGTCTCGCCCTCGCCGGCCTCGCGATCTTCATCCCCACGCTGCTGCTGTACCGCCGTCAGCTCGCCGCCGCGGCCGCCCGATAGGGTGGTGCGCATGAGTCTCCCCACCACTACTTCCGGCGTCACCGTCGCCACCGTCAACGTCAACGGCATCCGGGCGGCCGCGAAGGTCCGCAACGAGAACAACCACGGCATCCTGCCCTGGCTGGAGCAGACCCCCGCGGACGTCGTCCTGCTGCAGGAGGTGCGTGCGACCCCGGCCCAGACCGAGGCGGCGCTGGCCCCCGCACTGACCGACGGCTGGAACCTCGTCCAGGCGGAGGCCGCGGCGAAGGGGCGTGCCGGGGTGGCGGTGCTGTCCCGCCACGACATCACGGATGTCACTGTCGGCTTCGGGGAGACCCCCGGCGCCGCGGAGTTCGCCGATGCCGGACGCTGGATCGAGGCCACCACCGCCGGACTCCGCGTGGCGAGCGTCTACCTGCCCTCCGGCTCCGAGCACACCGAAAAACTGGACGAGAAGTACCGGTTCCTCGACGTCCTCGGCCCCTACCTGGACCGTCGGGCGCAGGACGGGGTGCCGATGGTCGTCGGGGGTGACTGGAACATCTGCCACCGCCGTGCGGACCTGAAGAACTGGCGGCCGAACCGGAAGGTGTCCGGGTTCCTGCCCGATGAGCGGGCCTTCATGGACTCGGTGTTCGGCACATTCCCGGACGCCGCGACGCAGATCGGGGATGCCACCGATGCGGGCCGGAACGGCAATCCGGCGGGGGCGCCGGGTGAGTTCTACGGCACGGTCGACTACACCCCGGGTGAGGTCGCCCGGGCCCGCGTGGCAGCCGGTCCGACGACCGATCCGCAGTGGTTCGACGTGCTCCGCCGGCTCAACGCCGATGTCGAGGAGGGGCCGTACTCCTGGTGGACGTGGCGGGGGAAGGCCTTCGACACCGGCGCCGGCTGGCGTATCGACTACCAGGCTGCGACGGGTGACCTCTACGAGCGGGCGGTCCGGGCCTGGGTGGACCGGGCGGAAGCCTATGACCTGCGGTGGAGCGACCATTCACCGGTGCTGGTCGAGTACCGGTAGCACCGGACGCCTGAAGAACCGGGACCGGACGGACGCCGCCAGGTGCCACGCCAGGCCTGCGACGGCGAGGAGCACATGCAGGCACAGCAGTGCCGTCAGACCGGTACTTACCGCGTCCGGCCAGCCCAGCCCGGTGGCCCCGGCCAGGGTGCGGGTGCCCAGGCTGCAGGTGCCGACCGGGAAGGTGGCGGCCCACCATGACGGGTTGAACGACGGGCGGTCCGGCCGCAGCAGCGCACCCCAGTGGTGGCAGAGCGCCCAGCCGGCGGCGGGGACACCGAGGCCCAGCATCACGGCGGCATAGCAGATCCCGGCGGTGCCGCCGTCGGTGAGCAGCAGGGCGGCGGCGGAGCTCTGGCCGACGACCCCCAGCGGGATCCAGGTGGTCGCCGCGAGGTCCGGTGCGGGGTGGCGTCCGGCCCCGGCGTAGACGCGGACGAAGGCCGGCAGGGCGGTGACCAGGGACAGGAAGAACAGGACGGTGCCCGGCAACGGGTGGCCGAGCTGTGCGGCGTTCGTCGAAGCGACCATCGGTGCGACCAGCGGCAGCACGCCGGGGAACAGGGCGGGGACCCGGCCGCGGAGCAGGCGCAGACCCTGGACGGCGAAGACGGCGACGGCGGCGACCGAGCCGGTGACCCAGGTGACCGTATGGACGCCGGTCCAGCCGAGGGTGGTGTCCACCGCGGAGCCCAGGGCGAGCAGTCCCATGGTCATCATCGACCAGCCGGGGACGTCGTCGAACCGTGGCGCGCGCACCGCACCGGCGAGCAGTACGACGAGGACCACCGCGGCGACGGCGGTGACCGCCGTGCCGGCAGCGGCCCCGGCGCCGGGCAGGACGGCGAGCAGTGAGCCGGTGATCGCCAGACCCATCACCGATCCACCCCAGGCCGCGCCGGGGGCGGGCAGGGGAGAGGGCGCGGCCGGGGCGCCGGCCGGTTCGGCGGCGGTGGCTGCGACGGTGGGGTGTCGGGCGGCGGTCATGGTGTCCACGCTAATTCATGGTGTTCCTGACCTGGGATAACGAGTTCTCCGGTCGGGGGTACAGGACAACTTTGTACAATGCGGTCATGTATCCCAACGTGCCGCCGGTCGATCAGCTCGTCACCCTGATCGCGGTCGACGAGCACCGCAGCATCGCCGCGGCCGCCCGGGCGCTCGGATTCAGCCAGCAGACGGTGAGTGCCCGCGTCGCCGCCGCGGAGAAGACACTGGGGACCGCGGTCTTCCACCGCGGCATCAACGGTTCCGAGCCGACGGACCGCGGGCGGGTCGTCCTCGACGCGGCCCACGACTACCTCGGGGCCACAGCGACGTTCTCCCGGGCGGTCGCCGCCGCCGCCCGTCCGGACGTCGCCCGGTCCCTGCCGGTCGCGGTCTCCAACACCGTCGCCGAACTCTACTTCCCGTCGTGGGCGGCGCGGTTCCACCGGGAGAACCCGCACGTCAGGATCCTGCTGCGGCCGTGCAACAGTGCCGAGGTCTGCGACGCCGTGGCGTCCGGTGAGGCGGTCCTCGGATTCGTCGAAGGTGCCGAGGTGACCCACGGTCTTGCCGCGGACGTGGTGGGGGTCGATGATCTCGTGCTCGTCGTCCCGGCGTCCCACCCGTGGGCCGGGACGGAGGTGACCGCCGGACAGCTCCGCCGGACGCCGCTGATCATGCGCGAGGAGGGGTCGGGCAGCCGCGAGATCGTCGAGAAGGTGCTCGGGAAGGTGGCGGAGCCCGCCGGCGAGTTCGGTTCCCTGTCGGCGCAGCGGGCCGCGGTCACCGGAATGGGCGAGCCGACCGTCATCGCCGCCCGCGCCGTCGCCGCGCAGGTCAACAGTGGTGAACTGGTACGCGTGCCGGTCCGTGACGTCACATTCCGGCGGTTGCTGCGCGCGGTCCGTCCGCGGGGCCGCGACCTCGCGTCCACCGATCCGGACGCGGCGACCCTGCTGGCGATCGCCCGGGAAACCGGGGGCGGTAGAGTCGGGGGACATGAGCGATGAAGTGACCGTCAAGCGCGTCCTGTCCGGAATCCAGCCCACCGCGGACTCCTACCACCTGGGGAACTACCTGGGGGCCGTGAAGCAGTGGATCGACCTGCAGAACGACTACGACGCCTTCTACTTCATCCCCAACCTCCACGCCATCACCGTCGACCAGGACCCCACCGAACTGCGGACCCGCACCACCGCCGGCGTCGCCCAGCTGCTCGCCCTCGGCATCGACCCGGAGAAGTCGACGATCTTCGTGCAGTCCCAGGTGCCCCAGCACGCTGAGCTGGCGTGGGTGCTGACCTGCCTCACCGGCTTCGGCGAGGCGTCCCGGATGACGCAGTTCAAGGACAAGTCCGCCAAGCGTGGCGCCGAGCGCACCTCCGCCGGGCTGTTCATGTACCCGATGCTCATGGCCGCCGACATTCTGCTGTACAGCCCGCAGCTCGTACCGGTGGGCGAGGACCAGCGCCAGCACCTCGAACTGACCCGTAACCTCGCCGAGCGGTTCAACTCCCGGTTCGGGGAGACCTTCGTGGTGCCCGACGGGTTCATCCCGGAGGGTGCGGCGAAGATCTACGACCTGCAGGAGCCGACGGCGAAGATGAGCAAGTCGGGCACCAACCCGAAGGGCATCGTCAACCTGCTGGACGCCCCGAAGAGCTCCGCCAAGCGGATCAAGAGTGCGGTCACCGACAACGACGGTGAGATCCGCTACGACCGGGAGGCCAAGCCGGGCGTGTCCAACCTGCTGGTCATCCAGTCGGCGCTGACCGGGAAGTCGGTCGACGAGATCGTGGCGGGCTACCAGGCGTCCGGTGCGCAGTACGGTGCACTGAAGACCGATACCGCGGACGCCCTGGAGGCCTTCACCACCCCGCTGAAGGCCCGCTACGACGAGTACATGGCGGATCCGGCGGAGCTGCAGAAGATCCTCGACCGGGGTGCGGAGAAGGCCGCGGCCGTCGCCGAGCCGCTGCTCGCGCAGGTCTACGACAGGATGGGCCTGCTGCGGTAGGACGCCGCGTCCGGATCAGCGGCTGAAGTAGGGGCTCTCCAGGTTGGAGTGGGACCAGTCGAGGTCGGTCCGTGACACCGGACCGTTCGCGTTGTCCGAGTAGACGTTCAGATGGTCGCCGTCGATGACGATGTACCGGCCGCCCTTGCTCTCGGTCCTGAAGTAGGTGTCCGTGTGGGTGGCCATGTCGATGTTCCAGTCGATGTCGCCGCCCTTCCCGTTGACCAGCGCACGGTAGTAGTAGGCACCGTGGTCCCCGACCTGGCAGACGACGACACGGTCACCGCCACGGTTCCCGGCGGCGTACACCCACTTGTCGACCGGGCGGTTGTTGCAGAGGGCGGCGGGGACCGCCGTCCAGCCGGAGGGGGTGATGTCGCCGAGGGGGGTCATGGCACTGCCCTGTGACGTGCCGGACGAGGACGGTGCGGATTCCCGGGCGGGCGGCTGTCCGGCCGAGGGTGCGGGGGCGTTCTCCGGGGCGGGTGCCGGCTGCGTGGTGCCGTTGCTCTCGGTGAAGTTCGCCGCCCGGTTGTGGTCGTCGTCGTCGTCGTTGCCCCGGGTGAGGAGGATTCCGCCGATGACCACCGCGGCGACCACGACGACCGCGCCGGCGCCGAGGAGGATGTTGCGGGTGGTGTTGCCCGGACCGCGCGTCGGCGCGGGTGCTGCGGGGACCGGCGCAGGTGCCGCCGCGGCGGACCAGGCGGTCGGGCCGGCGGACCAGCCGGCAGAACCGGCAGGGCCGGCCGCAGGCACCGGCTGGGCGCGGGTGTCGCCGGGCCCGTCGACATCCGTCCCGGCCAGCTCCGTGACGGCCTGGAGCGTGATGGCCGGGGCGGTCGGGTCCGCGAGCTGACGGTCGTAGATCGCCCGGCGCTCCGGGGACCCGAGGACGGCCCGTGCCGCCCACAGTTCCGTGGCCTGGGCGCCCGCCCCGGCCGCCGAATGCCGGTCGATCTGCGCAGCAAGATCGACGCAGGACGCGGAGCGGTCGAGGCCGAGCGCTGAGTAGAGGTCGTAATGGTGCACGGTGACTTCCTGTGTCTTCCTGTGATTTCCTGTTGTGCCCGGTGGATGCCGGTGACGGTGTCCACATCGCCGGCGGACGGGTGGGGCGGAATCTGAGATTACCCGCCGCGACAGCACCGTCGACCTCAGGAGAGGTAGTCGGCCAGCCCGTGAGCGACGGCCTCGGCCCGCTTCTGCCGGCCGTCGGGTGACTGCAGTTCCGCCAGGTCGCCGAGGTCGCGCATGTTGCCGAACTCGATGAGGATCTTCGGCTTCGACGACAGGTTCAGGCCGGTCAGGTCGGCCCGGGGGTGCAGCCCGTCGGTGCCGAGATAGTTGGAGGGTGCCAGTCCGGCGCCGACCATGGCGTCCCGCACGGTGGCGGCCAACCGGGAGGATTCGTCCGGCAGGTTCTGCGGCAGCGGGTCGGTGATCGAGGAGATGTGGAAGCCGGTGTTGCCCGGTCCCGCCCCGTCCGCGTGGAGGCTGACGACGACGTCCGCGGCGGAGGCGTTCTCCCGGCGGGTGCGTTCGTCGATGCAGTCGGCGCGTCCGGTGTCGTCGTCGCGGGACAGCAGGACCGTGGCGCCGGCGCTCTCCAGCACGCTCTTTAGCTGCTGGGAGATCTCCCAGGTGAAGGTGTGCTCCGGCCAGCCGGCGTCGGACGCCGTCCCGG
This is a stretch of genomic DNA from Corynebacterium nuruki S6-4. It encodes these proteins:
- a CDS encoding MFS transporter, coding for MSEHTSRLTKLPTRGHLPHPQRRPLPRQTEMGRRRRPVAMLALALGGFGIGTTEFVSMGLLNYIADDFGISEAQAGHVVTAYAMGVVVGAPLITTLTGRVPRRRLIIILMLAFTVGNGLSMFAGSYGMLMVARFIAGIPHGAYFAVANLIAASMADPGKRGQAIARISLGLATATVVGVPAAQWIGSVLGWSAAYGVVAVIGLFCLAGLWHSMPHMTLMPMTRPSTEIGALKNAQVWLTLASGAVGFGGMFCVYTYISWTMTERAGYPEDMMWFVLMVYGIGMVIGNTVGGRLADWNISRSVIAAFLIMAVMLVAFYFASTVAPLAILLFGLVSVGGGILTVNMQTRFMDVAGEAQNLAAAMNQSAFNIANASGAAIGGAVISAGYSYSAPALAGAGLALAGLAIFIPTLLLYRRQLAAAAAR
- a CDS encoding NADP-dependent isocitrate dehydrogenase; the protein is MAKIIYTRTDEAPLLATYSLKPVIEAFASTAGVKVETRDISLASRILAAFDDLLPEDQRVPDTLAELGAMTKQPDANIIKLPNISASVPQLKAAVAELQADGYALPDFPDEPATDAEKDARARYDSVKGSAVNPVLREGNSDRRAPQAVKNFARKHPHHMGAWSKDSKTNVATMSDNDFRHNEKSVVIDGDDTLQIRLTATDGTVTVLKEALPVLDKEIVDATVLSAAALDEFLRAQVAKAKEQGVLFSAHLKATMMKVSDPIIFGHVVRSFFAEVFDTYGDILLAHGLNGENGLAAIYSGLDEAADEIGADKVAEIRAAFDKGFAEGPAIAMVNSAKGITNLHVPSDVIVDASMPAMIRTSGHMWNKDNEEQDTLAVLPDSSYAGVYQVVIDDCRKNGAFDPTTMGTVPNVGLMAQKAEEYGSHDKTFKIPAAGTVDVVNAAGEVLLSHEVAEGDIWRACQAKDIPVRDWVKLAVNRARATGWPAVFWLDPQRAHDNNIRAKVEECLAEHDTDGLDIRILSPEEACQLSVDRIRAGENTISVTGNVLRDYLTDLFPIMELGTSAKMLSIVPLIAGGGLFETGAGGSAPKHVQQLIEEDYLRWDSLGEFLALAESLRKLAETDNNPRTPILADALDKATEKVLNEDKSPARVIGEIDNRGSHYYLAAYWARNLAEQTDDPALAEIFAPVATALEDGFEAIKVEMRGGQGSPVDLGGYYLPDDEKTTAVMRPSKTFNGIIDGLAAAHR
- the trpS gene encoding tryptophan--tRNA ligase, whose amino-acid sequence is MSDEVTVKRVLSGIQPTADSYHLGNYLGAVKQWIDLQNDYDAFYFIPNLHAITVDQDPTELRTRTTAGVAQLLALGIDPEKSTIFVQSQVPQHAELAWVLTCLTGFGEASRMTQFKDKSAKRGAERTSAGLFMYPMLMAADILLYSPQLVPVGEDQRQHLELTRNLAERFNSRFGETFVVPDGFIPEGAAKIYDLQEPTAKMSKSGTNPKGIVNLLDAPKSSAKRIKSAVTDNDGEIRYDREAKPGVSNLLVIQSALTGKSVDEIVAGYQASGAQYGALKTDTADALEAFTTPLKARYDEYMADPAELQKILDRGAEKAAAVAEPLLAQVYDRMGLLR
- a CDS encoding N-acetylmuramoyl-L-alanine amidase, with product MTRSPLTAVAATALSVLSLSALTACTIGDGGTATTTTVTATAAGDNTAAAPSPTLPGTTPPTKENPVTTPGTDNSALAALKGRTVYLDPGHAGTAPPAELTADDGRGATKPCNTSGTASDAGWPEHTFTWEISQQLKSVLESAGATVLLSRDDDTGRADCIDERTRRENASAADVVVSLHADGAGPGNTGFHISSITDPLPQNLPDESSRLAATVRDAMVGAGLAPSNYLGTDGLHPRADLTGLNLSSKPKILIEFGNMRDLGDLAELQSPDGRQKRAEAVAHGLADYLS
- a CDS encoding exodeoxyribonuclease III yields the protein MSLPTTTSGVTVATVNVNGIRAAAKVRNENNHGILPWLEQTPADVVLLQEVRATPAQTEAALAPALTDGWNLVQAEAAAKGRAGVAVLSRHDITDVTVGFGETPGAAEFADAGRWIEATTAGLRVASVYLPSGSEHTEKLDEKYRFLDVLGPYLDRRAQDGVPMVVGGDWNICHRRADLKNWRPNRKVSGFLPDERAFMDSVFGTFPDAATQIGDATDAGRNGNPAGAPGEFYGTVDYTPGEVARARVAAGPTTDPQWFDVLRRLNADVEEGPYSWWTWRGKAFDTGAGWRIDYQAATGDLYERAVRAWVDRAEAYDLRWSDHSPVLVEYR
- a CDS encoding LysR family transcriptional regulator; this encodes MYPNVPPVDQLVTLIAVDEHRSIAAAARALGFSQQTVSARVAAAEKTLGTAVFHRGINGSEPTDRGRVVLDAAHDYLGATATFSRAVAAAARPDVARSLPVAVSNTVAELYFPSWAARFHRENPHVRILLRPCNSAEVCDAVASGEAVLGFVEGAEVTHGLAADVVGVDDLVLVVPASHPWAGTEVTAGQLRRTPLIMREEGSGSREIVEKVLGKVAEPAGEFGSLSAQRAAVTGMGEPTVIAARAVAAQVNSGELVRVPVRDVTFRRLLRAVRPRGRDLASTDPDAATLLAIARETGGGRVGGHER